The Acipenser ruthenus chromosome 54, fAciRut3.2 maternal haplotype, whole genome shotgun sequence DNA window ggagattagataaacgggcattcagaacagaaaaaaggaggcactttttttcccaaagagaattgtgagggtctggaaccaactccccagtaatgttgttgaagctgacaccctgggatcctttaagaagctgcttgatgagattctgggatcaataagctactaacaaccaaacgagcaagatgggctgaatggggcctcctctcgtttggaaactttcttatgttcttatgttcacatTCACTGCATGTCCTCCTCCTCcatgaatgtgctgctgtgttgtAATGCTGCATAGGCGTTTGAAACTCTGCCCATATTCAATGCATGCTCCTGTGCTCcatgaatgcgctggtgtgttGTGAGGTGGTGTAAGTGTTTAAATCTCTTCCCGCATTCAGGGCAGCAGTACGGTCTTTCTCCTGTGTGcgttcgctggtgtcttttcagctcTTCTTTCGTATTAAAATTCTTCCCACAGTCGCTGCAGCGATatggtttttctcctgtgtgaatgcgctggtgtgttGTCAGGTGGTGTGAATATTTGTAGCTCTTCTCACATTCATTGCAGTGATAGCttttttctccagtgtgaattcgctggtgtcttttcagctcTGCTgatcgactgaaactcttcccacacacAGTGCAGCCATGCGGTTTCTCCCCAGTTTGAATTTGCTGGGGTCTACGGATCTCCTCATTAACGTGGACAGGATCCAGTGCAGGTTTCTCCTCCTCCCCTTCAATAGATGTCAGCTCTGGAGCCTGCTTTGGACTCCTGCACCATTCCTGGTCAAAGAGCTCCTCTTGAATGGGAACTGATTCTGCCTTCGGCCCTTCCTCAGCATGAGGGAGAGCATTTCTCTCTGctgtgaaagtaaaataaatgacaattatttaaaaaactatttcATGCACTGTTGATTCTAGACTGAACAAACAGACATGACAAATCTAAACCAACAGGTTTTTACAAAACATTCAATTTGAAAGGTtcaaacacacaatcacaagtaGAGGATCATTTGGATTTGTGTAATCCTACACTGTCACAGAGTGAGATATgggtaaaagtttttttttcagaaaataactCTTATGCAACACCTGGTTGTTTTATATCTGCTACCTGTGCACTCAACCCTTTACTATAAACACAATTCTCAACCGTTAATTAATAAGGAGCATCACAGAGATAATTAACACGAACATTTGTATAACTCTTCTCTCCTAGGGATAAATAATTGCAATGTGTCACTAATTTGCTCAGGGGCTGTCTAAATGTTGGCAGAGAGGTAGTTTAGATTAGCAGTACGTTAGAGGAGATTCTGCTAAGTAAAGTTTTATcatctcaatttttaaaaaaaaatatatatttcaaaaaccAATTGCTTTCTTCAAATCACATTTCTTATACTGTTcatctgttcattttttaaaatgttgcttcAAAATGTAGTTCTCCACCTTTCAAGTGATACAAGAGGCTCAcattaaatctttttaaaatatcACACACAGTATTGATTTGATTTGGGCAGGAGCACACTTTGGACAAAGTTGTTTTAGATTATGTTTTCTATAGACATAATCAAAGCAGCAtgataaaataattgtaatataaatgtaatataaaatgtcTTCACGATATCAATATAAATTTAAGCCCCGATAGATTATATgatactccactactctgctcgctccactggctcccgatcaccgctcgcatccagttcaagactcttgtagtcgcctacagatgccttgaccagactgcacccagctacctccagaccctcatctctccctacacccccactcgacctctccgctccgcctgcactagaagactagctctacctccgctacgctcccctgcctccagagcccgctccttctccacccttgctccgcagtggtggaatgaccttcctacagatgtcaggactgcccagtccctgaccacattccggcgcctccttaagactcacctcttcaaacagcacctgtagaactcctctgtttgtatcctgggacactatcacccttcatgtaaatgtgctttattttgctcttatctgccccctattttactgcatttaatcctgtacttcagaatactgtaatctgccaagtgtttaacctgtagtactttgtatttaatcatatcctgatgtaactatcactatttaatcatatcctgatgtaactatcactattatctgctgtattattgaattttggtttgtcacacttgtactttgcttgaacaaaagttatagtatttcttgctcttattgtattacttgtattgtaacacttgaaatgtatttgcttatgattatatatatatatatatatatatatatacacatatatatatatacagttcttTTGTTTGCTGAATCAAACCCCGAGTCTCCCCTGCTGTAGAATGTACTGTTTTCTACTAAACCAGTTACGTAATAGTACTTCAAATCTTACTTTTCACTGCTCTCGTCCACCCCGCTGTGCTTGTGTGGCCCCTGTGTTCATCACCTCGCATCAGAAGGTCCTGCTCGGAATAGGTTCCATCCTCCTGGATTAAAACCCGGGAGTTTTTCAGTGCGGGCTGGACTGCAGGCACCGGGTCCCTGATCGGCTGAACTGGTGCAGTggagcgaccccgtgcaggggcTGACAGgccgtgagcaataatgctgtcGCTGACCCGGGTGTTATTCACAGGATCCTCCACTGTTTCCTTCTCGTGTAGATGAAAGAAATCAATATCAAGCCCGGAGTATTGTTCACTGGGGtttgtgagagagtgtgtgaagTTCTTATCGGCAGTGTTCATGCATTCTCGTTCTCttactgctttcaactcgctctccgcGATTTCCAATCGCAATCTCACGCTTTCAAATTCTTTGTCTCTTTCG harbors:
- the LOC117398195 gene encoding zinc finger protein 354C-like codes for the protein MDICASSASLLEEELVSAIEPAVKAAVLSVMSALAKFVDSKCAVFHLRLDERDKEFESVRLRLEIAESELKAVRERECMNTADKNFTHSLTNPSEQYSGLDIDFFHLHEKETVEDPVNNTRVSDSIIAHGLSAPARGRSTAPVQPIRDPVPAVQPALKNSRVLIQEDGTYSEQDLLMRGDEHRGHTSTAGWTRAVKTERNALPHAEEGPKAESVPIQEELFDQEWCRSPKQAPELTSIEGEEEKPALDPVHVNEEIRRPQQIQTGEKPHGCTVCGKSFSRSAELKRHQRIHTGEKSYHCNECEKSYKYSHHLTTHQRIHTGEKPYRCSDCGKNFNTKEELKRHQRTHTGERPYCCPECGKRFKHLHHLTTHQRIHGAQEHALNMGRVSNAYAALQHSSTFMEEEDMQ